ACAGCTACCTTTAATTCTTTTTTGGTGTGTTCTATAGTGCCTATATTTAAATTGTGCTCTGCTTTTTCTTTTTGTGCGCAGTAAATTTTTATATCCAGTTCTTCGTTTCCGTTTACTAAAGTACACCAAGCGGCAGGGTAGGGACTTAAGCCGCGGATGTGGTTGTATATGTTTTCAATAGATTTGTTCCAGTCTATTTTGCAGTTGTCTTTGTTTAGTTTGTATGCGGTTTTAATGTTTTGCGTTTCTGGCTGTGGAGTGGTTTCTATGTTGCCTTTTTCAATAAGTTTGACGGTTTTTAAAACCAATTTGCTGCCCAAATCCATGAGTTTATCATGAAGACTTCCTGCATCCTCCTCGGTTTCAATGTTTATTTCTTCTTGAAGAATCATATCGCCGGTATCAATCTTTTCATCAATAAAAAAGGTAGAAACGCCTGTTTTAGTTTCACCGTTAATAATGGCCCAGTTTATAGGTGCGGCGCCTCTATAATTAGGTAATAACGATGCATGCAGGTTAAATGTACCATATTCGGGCATTTGCCAAACCACCTTGGGCAACATCCTAAAGGCTACCACTATTTGAAGGTTTGCGTTTAAAGACTGTAATTCGCTTAAAAACGCTTCACTCTTTAAATTGGTTGGCTGTAATACTTTTAAGTTTTGTGAAACGGCATATTGCTTTACGGCACTTTCGTTGAGCTTGCGTCCGCGTCCGGAAGGTTTATCGGGTGCTGTAATAACGCCAACAATATTATATTGGTTTTCTACTAAAGTTTTTAAAGTGGCCACTGCAAAATCTGGCGTGCCCATAAATAGTATTCTTAAATCTTTCATTTATTTTATTGTGCTTATTAATGAAATGGCCATTTTATAAATGACTCAATTTATAGGTATTTGTTGGTGTAATAGTAATAATTTGATGCTCTAATAGCAACTTTAATACTGTTTTTAGTTCGGTTTGCGAGCAGCCCAATGCTTCAACAAGATTTCGAGAAGATTGGTCGCCGGTTTCAAGAATTTCAATGGTTCTTTTTTTTAAGGTGTTTAAATCTTGAGGTTTATTGCCTTTTTTAGATTGAATGCACACCGAACAAATTCCGCAAGGTTCTGTGTCTTTTTCACCAAAGTAAGCGAGTAGTTGAATGCTTTTGCAAACCGAATCGTTTTCCACATAATCGATCATGGCCTCAACTTGGCGTTGTTTCAGCTTATTTTGTAGTTTTATGATTGAAGCGATTCTGTTTATGGTTTTATCGTCTTCTCGGGGTTCTATAAAAGTGATTTGCGCGTCGGTTTTAGTTAAATTCAGTAGGATGATTTCATCGCGCTCCAACTGCGTAAGGCATTTTATAATGTTCGATGAATTTACTGAAGCTTTATCTGAAACCTTGCCTAAATCAATTTTAGTGGGATTATCAAAAATTCCGCCATATAGCCTTAAAATTGATTTTACAATAATATCAAAGCTTTTATTGGTTTCTAAATATCTAAATAATGTTTGGTTGGATGTAATAAACTGAACCGTAGTTTTATTTTGAAATTGCCGAGATAAGCTAATAACACTATTTCGATCTAAAATTAGTAAGGCATTGTAGCATAAAATTGTGTTAAAATTATAGGTTTTGCAAAAGGTACTAAAGTCGAAATCGAAAGTTAGGTATTCGCCCTCGCCGTACGATATTTGGAAATAGGCGCACAACTTCCTGTACACTTGTTTTACAAAACCAACATTGGGCAGTACATTTAAAAATTGGTTTTTTACCAATGCTTTGTCGCTATCGTTTTTTAAAATAACGGCAAATGCTTTTTCGCCATCGCGCCCAACACGGCCAGCTTCCTGAAAATAGCTTTCAAGGCTTTCGGGTAAATTAAAATGGATTACGGTTTTTACATCGGGTTTGTCTATGCCCATACCAAACGCATTGGTGGCCACCATAACTTGTTTTTGGTTATGCAACCAAGCGGTCATGTTGGTTTCTTTGTCAGTATTCGAAAGCCCGCCATGGTAGTTAGTAGCACTGATGCCTTTCGAATACAAAAACTGGCTCAATTCAATAGTCAACTTTCGGTTTCTAACATAAACAATAGACGATTTTTTGTGTTTCTTTAAAATGGTTTCCAGCCTGTAATATTTGTCGTTTTCGGTTAGTACCATATAGGCCAAATTAGGCCTTGCAAACGATTTTTTAAATATTTTCGGATTGATAAAATCGAGCTCATTAACAATATCCTCAACCACCTCTGGTCTAGCCGAAGCCGTTAGGGCAACCGCATTAACGGTAGGTTGTAGCTGTCTTAAGGTTGCAATATTTTTATAAGCAGGCCTAAAATCGCTGCCCCATTGCGAGATACAGTGTGCTTCATCCACAGCAATTAAATTAACGTTCATTTGTCTAATTCGGTCCTGTACCAATTCTTGTTGCAAGCGCTCGGGCGAGAGGTATAAAAACTTGTAGTTTCCGTAAATACAATTGTCTAAAAGCGTATCTAGCTGGTTGTAGGTTATGCCGCTGGTTATGGCCATGGCCTTGATTCCCTTGTTTTTTAAGGCTTGAACCTGGTCTTTCATGAGTGCGATTAAAGGCGAAACAACTATGCAGATTCCTGGTTTGGCTAAAGCTGGAATCTGAAAGCACAACGATTTTCCTCCTCCCGTAGGCATGAGTACAAAGGTGTCTTCGCCCTCTAAAACGGCATTAATTACGGCTTCCTGTTGGGGTCTAAACGTGGTGAAATTCCAATAGCGTTCTAATATGTTTATGGGATGTTCCATCTAAAGCTTAACAGCATTTAAAATAAAATCGGTTCTGTTTTCAACAGTATCAAAAGGAACATCAACTAAATCGTAATCAAAATTTTGATACGTATTTACTAATTGGTCATGGATTTGCATGGCTTGTTCAAAACTTTCGTAGCGTTCGTTATCGCTGGTATAAATAGCGCGCCATGGTTTTAAAATAAATACTTTGTCGTATCTCGAATTTTTACAGGCTTCAACAAATTTTTTAGGGTAGTTGTCACCAATAAAGTCCATGTAAGCTAATATATCTGGGATACCGCGATCAAAAAAAATGGTTTCATTTTTATAAAGCTCAGATTCAAAATATTGTTTTTGCCTACCTCTTAACAATAATTCGCTGAATAATAACGGTTCGGTTAAAAATAATTGTTCGGTCCCTTTTTTTTGAGCCTCCAAGATAATTTGTCTCGAAATCTCTTCTAAACAACTATGGCCTCTGTGGATTAAATTATTAATTAACGTCGATTTGCCCGTTCCGGGGCCTCCTGTTATAACTATTTTTTTGGTATTCAATGTGGGTTTTATTTGATGTAAAATTCGGAATTTAACCGTTATAAAAAAAATAGAAAGGAAACCGTATATTTGCCATCTAAAAAATGACGCTATGGAAACTGCTCCAAATTCAGAGGAATTTTATAAAAAATTAAAAAGCCAATTACAAGATACTTCGCTTTGGCCATCTGAATACCTTTATAAATTCATTGTGATTTCCGATAAGGAAAAAATAAAAAAACTAGAAGACCTTTTCGATAATTTGGGAGCTGTTATTAACACCAAAGAATCTAAAAACGGTAAATATACCAGTGTTTCGGTAAATGTTAGAATGAAAAACCCAGATGCCGTAATCGAAAAATATAAGGAAGTTGCAGAAAAAATTGAAGGCGTAATAAGTCTTTAATATTTTTTTGTATTTTGCGCATGCACAACAACTACATGCAAACCATTAATTTCTACACATTTAATTTTGATAGATAATTTAGAATACAATACAGAGCGCGAGCATTTAATCATTCCAGAATATGGGCGCCACCTTCAAAAAATGATTAATTACGCCAAAGCTGTTGAAAATAAGGAAGAGCGTAATAAAGTGGCTAGGGCTATAATTTCGGTTATGGGTAATATCCAGCCCCACTTAAGAGACGTACCCGATTTTCAGCACAAGCTATGGGACCAACTTTTTATTATGTCCAATTTCGAATTGGATGTAGACTCTCCATACGAAAAACCTACAAAAGAACTTTTTGAAGAACGTCCGGAGCCTTTAAAATATCCACAAAACCATCCTAAGTACCGGTTTTATGGAAACAATATAAAAACCATGATTGATGTTGCCAATACATGGGAAGAAGGCGATTTGAAAGAAGCTTTGGTCTATACCATTGCCAATCACATGAAAAAGTGTTTTCTAAACTGGAACAAAGACACCGTTGAAGATGATGTGATTTACGACCATTTGTTTGAACTTTCGGGAGGCAAAATTAACCTAAAGAATTCTGAGGAAGATTTATCTGATGCTTCAAGTTTAATGCGATCCAAAAGTAAATATTCGGGCAGTAAAAAAGGCCATCACAAAAAAGGAGGTAATCGTCAACGCAAGCGCTATTAGTTTATATGGGAACATTTAAAATTGAAGGCGGCCACCGATTAAAAGGGAGCATACAGCCCCAAGGTGCAAAAAATGAAGCACTTCAAATCTTATGCGCAGTATTGCTTACTCCAGAAAAAATTACAATACACAACATTCCAGATATCGTTGATGTTAACAAGCTCATTAATCTGTTAAAGAAGCTTGGGGTAAAAATTGAAAAGCTAAAAAAAGGGTCGTGCACTTTTCAAGCAGATAACGTAAATTTAAAGTATTTAGAATCCGACCAATTTAAGGTTGACGGACGTGGATTACGCGGATCGATAATGATTGTCGGTCCACTTTTGGCTCGTTTTGGTAAAGGTTATATACCTAAACCAGGAGGTGATAAAATTGGGCGCCGTCGGTTGGATACGCATTTCGAAGGATTAATAAAACTTGGAGCCAAGTTTGGTTATAGCCGAGAAGAGCAGTTTTATGGGGTAGAAGCCAAAAAGTTAAAAGGCACCTACATGCTACTCGAAGAGGCCTCGGTAACTGGTACAGCAAATATTTTAATGGCTGCGGTTTTAGCTGAAGGGCGAACCACAATATACAACGCCGCTTGCGAACCTTATTTGCAGCAATTATGCAAAATGCTCAACAGAATGGGGGCAAAAATTAGCGGTGTAGGTTCCAACATGCTGATTGTTGATGGCGTAGATAGCCTGGGCGGAACCGAGCACACCATGTTGCCCGATATGATTGAAATTGGTAGCTGGATTGGTTTGGCGGCCATGACGAAAAGTGAACTGACCATAACCAACGTATCGTGGGATGATTTGGGATTGATTCCGGAAACATTCAGGAAATTAGGAATAACTGTAGAACGACAAGGCGACGATATTCATATACCGGCGCACACAGATGGTTACGAAATACAAAGTTTTATTGATGGTTCTATTTTAACCATTTCTGATGCACCTTGGCCAGGATTTACTCCAGATTTATTGAGTATAGTTTTGGTAGTGGCTACACAAGCACGTGGAAGTGTTTTAGTACATCAAAAAATGTTTGAAAGCCGTTTGTTCTTTGTGGATAAGCTGATTGATATGGGAGCTAAAATAATACTTTGCGACCCGCATCGTGCCACTGTTATTGGCCATGATTATAAGTCAACCTTAAAGGCGACTACCATGACATCGCCCGATATACGTGCTGGTGTGTCTTTGTTAATTGCAGCGCTCTCGGCAAAAGGGACTTCAACCATTCAAAACATAGAACAGATAGACCGTGGTTACGAAAATATAGATGAACGTTTACGTGCCATTGGAGCAAAAATAGAAAGGATAGATTAAAAAAATCTATCCTTTTTTAAGTTTGTCGTGATTTAAGATTAATTGTTGATTTTATCCTTAAAAACGTCAAATTCCGATTTGCCATTTGCTTTCGGAAAACTATTGTTCCCAGTATTGGTATCTGCAAATTCAAAATTAGGATCTAAATTAATTTTCGACACCGCTTTAGTTTTTACAAATGTTTGTATTATTTCATACTCATTTCTACGCCACACTTGAGCTGGTAAAGTATCAATTTCAGATGAGCCATCAGTAAAAATCCACTCTATGGTTATGGGCATTACTAAACCTCCTAAGTTCTTAATGGTAAGCTCGTAGATGTTTTTTCCGTAAAGAGTTTTTCTGATTTCCTCGTCATCTAAGCGCGAAAGGAATTGGCCATAGCCTTTATCGGGCGTGTTGGTAACGGTTATGGTTTCTGGCCCGTTTGAAAAATTGTTGGTCAAGGTTTCGGTGTTTTTATCGTTGGCCTGAATTTTAACCTTTGAAGATTTTTTTTTATCTTCAAGATTAGTGTCTTCCTCAAAAACTTTAAACCACTTTACATTACTCAATTCCATATCTACATGGTCGGTTGTGAAAAACCATCCTCTAAAAAACCAATCTAAATCGGTGGCCGTAGCATCTTCTAAGGTTCTAAATAGGTCCCCAGGATTAGGGTGTTTGTACTTCCAACGGTTGGCATATTCTTTAAAGGCTTCATCAAAAAGTTCTTTGCCAATAATGGAATTGCGAAGCATCTGCAAGCCAACGGTAGGTTTTATGTAAAAATTCGCACCAAATTGGTTAAACAGTTCGTTGTCTGATGTCGTCATAATGGGGCGCAAAATACTTTTGTCACCGCTCATGAAGGGTACAATGCTTTTTGGAGTAACACTGCTAAATTCAGGATAGCGTTCTGCCAGTGTTCTATGGTGTAAAAAGGTGTTCAATCCCTCGTCCATCCACATCCATTTACGTTCATCAGAACTCACAATCATTGGGAACCAATTGTGCCCTACCTCGTGTATAATGGTACTTATCATGCTTTGTTTGGCGGCATCACTTATAATGCCATTTTTTGGTCTTCCGCCATTAAAGCTAATCATGGGGAATTCCATGCCGATATTAGATGTGTTTACAGAAATACAAACAGGATACGGGTAGTCGAAAGTGGCTTCAGAGTAAACTTCCAGTCCGTGTTTTATGGCTTTTGTGGATTCTTCTTGCCAAACAGGCAACCCTTCTTTAGGGTAGAACGACATGGCCATAACCGTGTTTGTTGGTAATTTTACTGCTTGGGCATCCCAAATAAATTTTCGGGAAGACGCAAATGCAAAATCACGAACGTTTTCAGCCTTAAATTTCCAGGTTTTAAGTTTTGAAGATTTTTGTTTTTCATTGGCAATTGCTTCCTCTTTTGTAATAATCACAACAGGTTTGTTAAATGATTTTTTTGCCAATTGTAATCTTGTTTGTTGGTCTTTGGTGAGTACAGACTCACTGTTTAATAGGGTTCCTGTAGCGGCTACAATGTGGTCTTCAGGAACGGTAATTTCAACGTCATAATTGCCAAATTCAAGCGCAAACTCGCCTAACTTTTGAAACTGTTGGTTTTGCCAACCTTCGGTATCGTTATAAACGGCCATTCTAGGAAACCAATGCCCTAAAAGGTAAACGGTATTGCCGTCTTCAGGAAAATATTCGTAGCCCTCTCGCGATAGTAAAAACAGACTTCTGTCGGTTATAGGGTAAGACCAAGCTATATTTAGTACTGTGGTTTCTCCAGATTTTAAAGGTGTTTTAAGTTTCACCTTCATCATCGTATTGTTTACCATATATAGTAAATCGCTGCCAGAGCTATCTTTAACATATTTAATGCTATAACCAGCGGGAAAATCCATTGCTCGGGTTAAAAACTGCATTTGCCTTGTGCTCATGCCGTTTTTTATACTGTTATTTACACTGCCAAAATCTTCATTGCCCTTTTTGTTTACGTTTTGTTCGAGTTGAATCCAGACATAGCTCAACGCATCTGGAGAATTGTTGTAATAGGTAATGGTTTCCTGCCCGGATAAACTATTGTCTTTTTCATTTAATGTCGCTTTTATTTTATAATCTGCCCGTTGTTGCCAATAATTTTTGCCTGGTGCGCCACTCGCCGTTCTGTAGTTGTTTGGAGGTGCAATTAAGCGGTCTATGGGCTCAAACTTACCTTGCCAAGGCTTATTCTGCGCATTTAGAAAAGAAAAACAGAAAATAGCTACAAGTCCATATTGTAGAATATGTTTCATTAAATATGTATTTGAATTAGTCCCTCACAAGATATGAAATATTGAAGTATAGCCTTAAAAAATGTTCTTTTTAGTTAAATGAATGTTATTTTATTTAAAAACCTTACAAAACGTACCGCTTTTTGTTGCTTTAAGGATAAGCGTTCTTTACATTTGCAACCCAAAACAGAAACAAATATGGCAAAAAAAGATAGCTTAACCTTTGATGTGTTAATAGAGATACCTAAAGGGAGTAGAAACAAGTACGAATATGATTTTGCATTGCACAAGATTCGTTTTGATAGAACTTTGTTCTCTTCAATGATGTATCCCGGAGATTATGGTTTCGTTCCAGAAACTTTAGCCTTAGATCAAGACCCATTGGATGTTTTGGTTTTATCGACAGAGCCATCTTATCCAATGGTAGTTATGGAGGTTCGTCCAATAGGTGTGTTTCATATGACAGATGAAAAAGGTCCGGATGAAAAAATAATTTGTGTTCCGGTTTCTGATCCCGTATGGAGTCACAGAAGTGATATCACAGATTTAAACCCACATAGATTAAAGGAAATAGAGCACTTTTTTCAGGTTTACAAAGATTTAGAAGAGAAAAAAGTAGACGTTGGCGGCTGGGGCAATGCTGAGGAAGCCAGAAAAATATATAAAGAGTGTGTGCAGCGTTATGACGAAAGCGAACACAAGAAAAAAAGAACCTTTACCATCTAGATTACTAGATTCTTAAAATATTAAAAATAAACTGAGCCATCTTAAATTTAAGATGGCTTTTTTTATCACTTATATTTTTCTATTTTTAGCTCCATTAAAAAATTAATCTTAATCTAACTAAACTAATATGGAATTAATAGTGAAATTCTTGCCGCTATTTGGTGTTTTGGCACTAGCGTTTGTTTTAATTAAAAGTTCGTGGGTTTCAAAGCAGGACCAAGGCGATGAAAAAATGAAAAAAATCGCCAAAAATATTGCGGATGGCGCCATGTCTTTTTTAAAGGCAGAATATAAAATATTATCAATTTTTGTAATTGCAGTAGCCATTTTATTGTTTTTTAAAGGAAGCTCCGAAGCCGGCTCTAATGGTATGGTGGCCGTCTCTTTTATTGTTGGGGCTATATGTTCGGCGCTTGCAGGTTTTATTGGCATGAAAGTAGCTACTAAGGCCAATGTGAGAACCACCAATGCAGCAAGAACTTCATTAGGAAAAGCTTTAGAAGTCGCTTTTGCAGGAGGAGCCGTTATGGGCTTAGGAGTTGTTGGCTTAGGAGTGCTGGGACTTAGTGGACTCTTTATGATTTACAGCGAAATGGGATGGGGAATTAACGAAGTGCTTAATGTGCTTTCTGGTTTTTCGTTAGGAGCATCGTCAATAGCTCTATTTGCTAGAGTAGGAGGCGGCATTTACACTAAAGCTGCCGATGTGGGAGCTGATTTGGTAGGTAAGGTTGAAGCAGGTATTCCTGAAGATCATCCTTTAAACCCTGCGACTATTGCAGACAATGTTGGTGATAATGTTGGTGACGTTGCCGGAATGGGGGCCGATTTATTTGAATCTTACGTGGGTTCAATCATCGGGACCATGGTTTTGGGAGCATTAATCGCCACCGAAGGCCTTAATGGTCTTGGTGCGGTTTACTTGCCGTTGGTTTTAGCAGCCATAGGTATCATCATGTCTATCATCGGAACCTTTTTTGTAAAAGTTAAAGACGGTGGCTCACCACATAATGCATTAAATATTGGTGAATTTGGTTCGGCAGGATTAATGGTTGTAGCTTCCTATTTTATAATTAATGCATTAATTCCTGAAACATACACTTTTAAAGGTGTCGAATATGGTGCTATGGGCGTTTTTTGGGCTACAATAGCTGGTTTGGTAGCTGGGCTGTTGGTTGGTAAAGTTACCGAGTATTATACAGGTACAGGAAAAAAGCCTGTAAATGCCATTGTAAGACAATCTGAAACAGGCGCAGCAACAAATATTATCGCTGGTTTAGGAACAGGAATGATGTCTACCATGATTCCCATCATTTTAATTGCTGGTGCTATTTTGGTATCTCACCATTTTGCTGGACTATATGGTATAGCCATTGCAGCTGTAGGTATGTTGGCCAATACAGGAATACAACTAGCAGTAGATGCCTACGGACCAATTTCCGATAATGCTGGAGGTATCGCCGAAATGGCCGAATTGCCAAGTGAAGTACGTGAGCGTACCGATAAACTGGATGCTGTTGGTAATACTACAGCCGCCATTGGTAAAGGTTTTGCCATTGCTTCTGCTGCTTTAACGGCATTGGCTTTATTTGCAGCTTTTATGGAAACAGCCGGTGTAGGCAGTATTGATGTTTCCCAACCCGATATTATGGCTGGATTGCTTGTGGGCGGTATGTTGCCTTTTGTTTTTTCTGCATTATCAATGAATGCCGTTGGTCGTGCTGCCATGGCCATGATTGAAGAAGTGCGCCGTCAATTCAGGGATATACCTGAGTTAAAAGCAGCCCTAGGGGTTATGCGTAAATACGATTCTGATATGACCAAGGCTTCTGATGCCGACAGAAAAATATTTGATGCCGCCGATGGTGTTGCCGAATACGATAAGTGTGTAGCTATTTCAACCAAGGCTTCCATTAAAGAAATGGTGTTGCCAGGTTTATTGGCTATTGCCGTTCCGGTGGCTGTTGGTTTTATTGGCGGTGCAGAAATGCTTGGCGGATTACTTGCAGGTGTAACGACCTGTGGCGTGCTTATGGCTATTTTTCAATCGAATGCAGGAGGTGCTTGGGATAATGCTAAAAAAACAATTGAGGAACAGGGTAAAAAAGGAACAGAGGCTCATAAAGCAGCCGTTGTTGGCGATACAGTGGGCGATCCTTTTAAAGATACTTCAGGGCCTTCTTTAAATATTTTGTTAAAATTGATGTCTGTTGTTGCTTTGGTTATTGCGCCTAGTTTAGTTGACAATGATATTATGACAGCTTATGTTTCTGAAGGTGCTGCATTAGAGCAAACTCAAGTCACTAAAGAAGTGGAAGTTGAAATGGACAAAAATGATGATGGTATTGTAAAAGCAGTTGTAACAACAACTACAACAACAAACGGCGAAGAATTAGTGGCCTACGAAACGTTTGAAGGCTCAGAAAAAGAAGTGAAGGCTAAAATTGAAGCCCTTAAAGTTGATGATGAATTACAAGTAGAAAAAACACTTAATTAGGTAGTTGTAAAAAGCATTAACTAGTTAGTATTTTTTTAAGTAACTAAGAGCTACGAATAAAAAAAGGCTATCACTTTTAAAAGTGATAGCCTTTTTTATGAACAAAACTTATATTGATTAAATATTAGCAGATTTTACGGTTTTGATAATTCTAGCAGCGATTTTATATGGATCACCGTTAGATGCTGGTCGTCTGTCTTCTAACCATCCTTTGTAACCTCTTTCTACAGTTGCAATAGGAATACGGATTGAAGCACCACGGTCAGATACACCATAAGAGAACTCATCGATAGATTGCGTTTCATGGTCTCCAGTTAAACGTTGGTCGTTAAACTCACCGTAAACCTCAATGTGTTCTTTTACTACCGGACGGAAAGCTTCACATACTTTTTCGTAAACTTCTTTACTTCCACAAGTTCTTAATAACGAGTTAGAGAAGTTAGCGTGCATACCAGAACCGTTCCAGTCTAAATCTCTACCTAGTGGTTTTGGGTGGTACTCAATATAGTAACCGTATTTTTCAGTTAAACGGTCTAGTAAATATCTTGCAATCCAGATTTCGTCACCAGCTTGTTTCGCACCTTTAGCAAACAATTGGAATTCCCACTGTCCGCAAGCAACCTCTTGGTTAATACCTTCAAAGTTTAATCCAGCCTCGATACATAAATCAGCATGCTCTTCAACTAAATCACGTCCGTGAGTGTTTAAACCACCAACAGAACAATAGTACATGCCTTGTGGTGCAGGGTATCCACCTCTAGGGAAACCTAAAGGTAATTCAGTTTTGGTATCCATTATAAAGTACTCTTGCTCAAAACCAAACCAGAAATCATCATCTTCATCGTCAATAGTAGCTCGACCGTTAGATTTGTGGGGTGTTCCGTCAGGATTCATTACCTCTGTCATTACTAAATATCCGTTGATACGCTCTGGGTCAGGATAAATAGCAACAGGCTTTAAAACACAGTCCGAAGAACCTCCAATGGCTTGTCTTGTAGAAGACCCATCGAAAGACCAGTTTCCTATTTCTTCAAGAGTACCTTTGAAATCCTCATGCTCCTCTACTTTAGTTTTACTTCTCATATTTTGGGTAGGGAAGTATCCATCTAACCAAATATATTCTAACTTGATTTTTGCCATAATAAATATTTATTTTTTATGAGTGAAATAATAATTTTTGTGAAACAAATATATGATTTATAGAATGTACTATGAATTTTATAGGGGTCTTTTAATTAATTGGTGAGTTATTTTTATTTATGCCCTATTTTTTTAAGGATTATTTTAAAAAAAGATGATTATTTTATTTAAATACTGAAAAAATGTTAACAACAAATTACAGTGGTTTGTAGCATTATTCAAGTTGCTGTTTTATTTTTGCTTAATAATTCATTATCAAAACGTTTAATAAAAATAAAGAATGTCAACATTAAGATTTCATGCTTTAAAAGAATCGTATGCGTACAAGTCTACTGTGTTTGTTGAAAAGGAACGCCGGTCTGATTTATTCGGTAGTAATGTTTTCAACGAAGAAACCATGCGTCACTATTTAACAAAAGATGCTTTTGATGGTGTAACCAATGCCATTCGGTTTGGAAAAAAAATAAATAGAAGTATAGCAGACCAGGTGGCATCGTCTATGAAAGATTGGGCGCTCTCAAAAGGAGTTACTCACTATACGCATTGGTTTCAACCTTTAACAGGTGCTACAGCAGAAAAGCATGATGCTTTTTTTGAAACCACATCAAATGGACTGGCTATAGAAAAGTTTGGTGGTGGGCAACTGGTTCAACAGGAACCCGATGCTTCAAGTTTTCCTAGTGGAGGCATTCGTAATACTTTCGAGGCGAGGGGATATACAGCATGGGATCCCACTTCTCCAGCCTTTATTTATGGAACAACCCTTTGTATTCCAACCATATTTGTGGCTTATACCGGTGAAGCATTGGATTATAAAACTCCGTTGTTAAGAGCGTTACAAGCGGTTGATAGTGCGGCTACAGATGTCTGTAAATACTTTGATAAAAACGTAAAAAAGGTAAGCGCGTCGTTAGGTTGGGAACAAGAGTATTTTTTAATTGATAAAATGTTGGCAACCAGTCGCCCAGATATCAATTTGGCGGGACGTACGTTATTAGGTCATTCTCCGGCAAAAGGTCAGCAATTGGATGATCATTATTTCGGGTCTATTCCAAGTAGAGCGCTTAATTTTATGCGCGATTTAGAAAATGAGTGTATGCTTTTGGGTATTCCTGCTAAAACACGGCATAATGAAGTGGCCCCCAACCAATTTGAATTGGCACCCATTTTTGAGGAAGCCAACTTAGCGGTGGATCATAACTCCTTATTAATGGATATTATGGGGCGTATAGCATCACGTCATAATTTTAAAGTGCTGTTGCACGAAAAACCATTTGCAGGTATTAATGGCTCGGGTAAACATAACAATTGGTCGCTTTCTACCGATTCAGGGGTTAATTTATTGGCACCGGGAAAAACCCCGATGAGCAATCTTCAATTTCTTACCTTTTTTATTAATACCATTAAGGCAGTGCACCAGCACGAAGCGCTTTTACGTGCCGCTGTAGC
This genomic stretch from Flavobacteriaceae bacterium GSB9 harbors:
- a CDS encoding glutamine synthetase III; this translates as MSTLRFHALKESYAYKSTVFVEKERRSDLFGSNVFNEETMRHYLTKDAFDGVTNAIRFGKKINRSIADQVASSMKDWALSKGVTHYTHWFQPLTGATAEKHDAFFETTSNGLAIEKFGGGQLVQQEPDASSFPSGGIRNTFEARGYTAWDPTSPAFIYGTTLCIPTIFVAYTGEALDYKTPLLRALQAVDSAATDVCKYFDKNVKKVSASLGWEQEYFLIDKMLATSRPDINLAGRTLLGHSPAKGQQLDDHYFGSIPSRALNFMRDLENECMLLGIPAKTRHNEVAPNQFELAPIFEEANLAVDHNSLLMDIMGRIASRHNFKVLLHEKPFAGINGSGKHNNWSLSTDSGVNLLAPGKTPMSNLQFLTFFINTIKAVHQHEALLRAAVASASNDYRLGANEAPPAIISVFIGEQLTKVLEELEGVTKGKLSPKEKTELKLNVVGKIPDVLLDNTDRNRTSPFAFTGNKFEFRAVGSTANCGDPMTVLNTIVAKQLTDFKIEVDALIDKKGLKKDEAVFNVLREYIKSTKAILFEGNGYGKEWEEEAKKRGLSNNKTTPEALRAKISDKTIKLFEEMNVMSKIETQARYEIEIESYIKHVQIESRVLGDIARNHIVPTAVKYQNVLIENVRGLKSIFDKKFTTVSKEQIKLIEEISNHIEGINANVTKMIDERRKANIIEDAEKRAAAYCNKVKALFDDIRYHCDKLELLVDDELWPLAKYRELLFTR